Proteins from one Caulobacter sp. 73W genomic window:
- a CDS encoding SUF system Fe-S cluster assembly protein, translated as MDDAAPATTALPQAELDRLTDQLIEKLKTVFDPEIPVDIYELGLIYKVDVSDDKDVKIDMTLTAPGCPVAGEMPGWVQDAVMEIPGLKSCHVELVFEPPWDQSRMSDEAKLQLNMF; from the coding sequence ATGGACGACGCAGCACCCGCCACCACCGCCTTGCCCCAGGCTGAACTCGACCGGCTCACCGATCAGCTGATCGAGAAGCTGAAGACGGTGTTCGACCCGGAAATCCCGGTCGACATCTATGAACTCGGCCTGATCTACAAGGTCGACGTTTCCGACGACAAGGACGTCAAGATCGACATGACCCTGACCGCGCCGGGCTGCCCGGTGGCCGGCGAAATGCCGGGCTGGGTCCAGGACGCGGTGATGGAGATCCCGGGCCTGAAGTCGTGCCATGTCGAACTGGTGTTCGAGCCGCCGTGGGACCAGTCGCGCATGTCGGACGAAGCCAAACTCCAGCTGAACATGTTCTAA
- a CDS encoding aminotransferase class V-fold PLP-dependent enzyme, with the protein MSFDAEAIRAEFPILSRQVNGKPLVYLDSAASAQKPRAVIEAMTRAMEYSYANVHRGLHTLANETTDAYEAARASVTRFINAESADNIVFTKGGTEAINLVASGLGATIQAGDEIIISQAEHHANIVPWHFLRERQGAVLRWIPVLDDGTLDMEAYKGLLNSKTKVVAVGHMSNVTGVINPVAEIVRLAREAGAVTVIDGCQGVVHLPVDVQAIGADFYAFSAHKLYGPTGIGALYGRTEALASLRPYQGGGEMIGVVSMDRITYAEPPHRFEAGTPPIIEAIGFGAAVDWMSRFDRAEIAAYERRLYDRAVERLAGHNWLRIIGGAEEKGAIMAFTVEGAHAHDVAQILDRHGVAVRAGTHCAEPLMARFGVTSSARASFALYNTEAEADVFVDALVKAHSLFG; encoded by the coding sequence ATGTCCTTCGACGCCGAGGCGATCCGCGCCGAGTTCCCGATCCTGTCGCGCCAGGTCAACGGCAAGCCGCTGGTCTATCTGGACAGCGCCGCCAGCGCCCAGAAGCCGCGCGCCGTGATCGAGGCGATGACCCGGGCGATGGAGTATTCCTACGCCAACGTGCATCGCGGCCTGCACACCCTGGCCAACGAGACGACCGACGCCTACGAGGCGGCGCGGGCCAGCGTCACGCGCTTCATCAACGCCGAAAGCGCCGACAACATCGTCTTCACCAAGGGCGGGACCGAGGCGATCAACCTCGTGGCCTCTGGCCTTGGCGCGACCATCCAGGCCGGCGACGAGATCATCATCTCCCAGGCCGAGCACCACGCGAACATCGTGCCCTGGCACTTCCTGCGTGAACGGCAGGGTGCCGTGCTGCGCTGGATCCCGGTGCTGGACGACGGCACGCTGGACATGGAGGCCTACAAGGGCCTGCTGAACAGCAAGACCAAGGTCGTCGCCGTCGGCCATATGTCCAACGTCACGGGCGTGATCAATCCGGTGGCGGAGATCGTCCGCCTTGCCCGCGAGGCCGGCGCGGTCACGGTCATCGACGGTTGCCAGGGCGTGGTTCACCTGCCCGTGGACGTGCAGGCGATCGGCGCGGATTTCTACGCCTTTTCGGCGCACAAGCTCTATGGCCCCACGGGCATCGGCGCGCTTTACGGGCGCACCGAGGCGCTGGCGTCCCTGCGGCCCTACCAGGGCGGCGGCGAGATGATCGGCGTCGTGTCGATGGACCGCATCACCTACGCCGAGCCGCCGCATCGGTTCGAGGCCGGCACCCCGCCCATCATTGAGGCCATCGGCTTCGGCGCGGCGGTGGATTGGATGAGCCGGTTCGACCGGGCCGAGATCGCCGCCTACGAGCGCAGGCTGTACGACCGCGCGGTCGAGCGGCTGGCCGGCCACAACTGGCTGCGCATCATCGGCGGCGCCGAGGAGAAGGGGGCCATCATGGCCTTTACCGTCGAGGGCGCGCACGCCCATGACGTGGCCCAGATCCTCGACCGGCACGGCGTCGCCGTGCGCGCCGGCACCCACTGCGCCGAGCCTCTGATGGCCCGTTTCGGGGTCACTTCGAGCGCTCGCGCTTCCTTCGCCCTATATAACACCGAGGCCGAGGCCGACGTCTTCGTCGACGCCCTGGTCAAGGCCCACAGTTTGTTCGGTTAG
- a CDS encoding cysteine desulfurase family protein yields the protein MTYLDYNATAKVRPEAAAAVARALEVGGNPSSVHAGGRAARAAVEDARASVAALVGVVPGSVTFVSGGTEANALAIESAKAAKVERIIISAGEHDAVVENARHSGLPVEVLPIDANGVADLAWLAAELVKPGKAMVCLMLANNETGVIQPVADASVLMRAADGWLHVDAVQAAGKIAIDFTALGADTMALSSHKIGGPQGIGALVAGTRAVLARRLHGGGQERGRRGGTENVPGIAGFGAAAAVAVTEIDAFEAQAAWRDACAARVKAAGAVVLGEGAARLPQTLCFAGEGFSSELQVMTLDLSGVMVSAGAACSSGKVKASRVVEAMGRDDLAPYAIRVSGGWATTEEDWIKCGDAWLQAWERFGARRREVA from the coding sequence ATGACCTACCTGGACTACAACGCGACGGCGAAGGTGCGGCCTGAAGCGGCTGCTGCGGTCGCGCGCGCCCTGGAGGTCGGGGGCAATCCCTCGTCCGTCCATGCCGGCGGCCGCGCGGCGCGCGCCGCGGTCGAGGACGCCCGGGCGTCGGTCGCCGCTTTGGTTGGCGTCGTGCCGGGTTCGGTCACCTTCGTCAGCGGCGGCACCGAGGCCAACGCCCTGGCTATCGAGAGCGCGAAGGCGGCCAAGGTCGAGCGCATCATCATCAGCGCCGGCGAGCACGACGCGGTGGTGGAGAACGCCAGGCACAGCGGCTTGCCGGTCGAGGTGCTGCCCATCGATGCGAACGGCGTCGCCGACCTGGCGTGGTTGGCCGCCGAGTTGGTCAAGCCGGGCAAGGCCATGGTCTGCCTGATGCTGGCCAACAATGAGACGGGCGTGATCCAGCCGGTGGCCGACGCCTCCGTCCTGATGCGCGCCGCCGACGGCTGGCTGCACGTGGACGCGGTGCAGGCGGCCGGCAAGATCGCCATCGACTTCACCGCCCTGGGCGCGGACACCATGGCGCTGTCCAGCCACAAGATCGGCGGCCCGCAAGGGATCGGCGCCCTGGTCGCCGGGACCCGCGCGGTTCTGGCGCGTCGGCTGCACGGCGGCGGGCAGGAGCGGGGCCGTCGCGGCGGCACCGAGAACGTCCCCGGCATCGCCGGCTTCGGCGCGGCGGCGGCCGTGGCGGTCACCGAGATCGACGCGTTCGAGGCCCAGGCGGCCTGGCGCGACGCCTGCGCCGCGCGCGTGAAGGCGGCGGGCGCGGTCGTTCTGGGCGAGGGGGCGGCGCGTCTGCCCCAGACCCTTTGTTTCGCCGGCGAGGGTTTCTCGTCGGAACTGCAGGTCATGACCCTGGATCTTTCCGGGGTGATGGTCAGCGCGGGCGCGGCCTGCTCTTCCGGCAAGGTCAAGGCGAGCCGCGTGGTCGAGGCCATGGGACGGGACGATCTCGCCCCCTACGCCATCCGCGTCAGCGGGGGCTGGGCCACGACCGAAGAGGATTGGATCAAGTGCGGCGACGCCTGGCTTCAGGCCTGGGAGCGCTTCGGCGCCCGTCGTCGGGAGGTTGCGTAA
- a CDS encoding GFA family protein gives MTAPYFGSCHCGAVKFRVDVEPDELTTCDCSICIKKNALMTKVHESALTILEGEDKLSLYQWNTKRAQHRFCSVCGIYTFHRKRSAPDHYGINIFCLDDFDPSTLPVRATEGENMTVESTDPRPEWPGPRV, from the coding sequence ATGACCGCCCCGTATTTCGGCTCCTGCCACTGCGGGGCCGTGAAGTTTCGCGTGGACGTCGAGCCGGACGAGCTGACCACCTGCGACTGCTCGATCTGCATCAAGAAGAACGCCCTGATGACCAAGGTGCATGAAAGCGCCCTGACCATCCTGGAGGGCGAGGACAAGCTGTCCCTGTACCAGTGGAACACCAAGCGGGCGCAGCATCGTTTCTGTTCGGTGTGCGGCATCTACACCTTCCATCGGAAGCGGTCGGCGCCGGATCACTACGGGATCAACATCTTCTGCCTGGACGACTTCGATCCCTCGACCCTGCCGGTGCGAGCCACCGAGGGGGAGAACATGACGGTCGAAAGCACCGATCCCCGCCCTGAGTGGCCCGGGCCGCGGGTGTGA
- a CDS encoding alpha/beta hydrolase: MPGVTLTGAAGRIEGQYSPGKAENAPIALILSPHPKAGGHMNHPVAVQLYHLFMKRGFSTLRFNFRGVGRSQGEFDSGIGELADAATALDWLQANNPAASQTWVAGYSFGAYIGMQLLMRRPETDGFISVSPPTNMYDFSFLAPCPASGLILHGGSDTVVPPVEVERVVSKLRTQKGIVIDHEVVDGASHFWAENLPDVEKSVSNYLDKRLAENPA, translated from the coding sequence ATGCCTGGAGTGACTCTGACCGGCGCCGCGGGGCGGATCGAAGGGCAGTACTCGCCCGGTAAGGCCGAGAACGCGCCGATCGCCCTGATCCTGTCGCCGCATCCCAAGGCCGGCGGTCACATGAACCACCCGGTGGCCGTCCAGCTGTATCACCTGTTCATGAAGCGCGGTTTCTCGACCCTGCGCTTCAACTTCCGCGGCGTCGGCCGCAGCCAGGGCGAGTTCGACAGCGGCATCGGCGAACTGGCCGACGCGGCCACGGCGCTGGACTGGCTGCAGGCCAACAACCCCGCCGCCTCGCAGACCTGGGTCGCCGGCTACAGCTTCGGCGCCTATATCGGCATGCAGCTTTTGATGCGTCGCCCCGAGACGGACGGCTTCATCAGCGTCTCGCCGCCGACCAACATGTACGACTTCAGCTTCCTGGCCCCCTGCCCGGCCTCCGGCCTGATCCTGCACGGCGGCTCGGACACCGTGGTGCCCCCGGTGGAAGTCGAGCGCGTGGTGTCCAAGCTGCGCACCCAGAAGGGCATCGTGATCGATCACGAGGTCGTCGACGGCGCCAGCCACTTCTGGGCCGAGAACCTGCCCGACGTGGAAAAATCGGTCAGCAACTACCTCGACAAGCGCCTGGCCGAAAATCCGGCCTAG
- a CDS encoding glycosyltransferase family 9 protein: protein MGEVIGDGLIKLPFIAGLRAAFPDARITWAAAKGDTVYAGPLKAVVQGYIDEILTDGPTGDAPGDILPWVKPFGGRKFDLVIDTQENLRRSLVARRTGRRYVGKPSKGWPEAVTARLGVLLSMATNGQGAPRPITLTNPDALAAAQILLPFGPTYVGFAPGAGGQEKRWPLERYLSLAIQQQQAGRTPVFFFGPDEATDAKAARLAVPDALFPEADRKDVLTHVKGPLLVIALASRLAAAVANDAGPGHMLAAGGAPLLSLQKDRRKAVKFRPAARALEVLVAEDYGQDMAALPLDAASAALEALLSKGS, encoded by the coding sequence ATGGGGGAGGTGATCGGCGACGGGCTGATCAAGCTGCCCTTCATCGCCGGTCTTCGGGCCGCCTTTCCCGACGCGCGGATCACCTGGGCCGCGGCCAAGGGCGACACGGTCTATGCCGGGCCGCTGAAGGCGGTGGTGCAGGGCTATATCGACGAGATTCTGACCGACGGCCCGACCGGCGATGCGCCAGGCGACATCCTGCCGTGGGTGAAGCCGTTCGGCGGCCGCAAGTTCGACCTGGTCATCGACACCCAGGAGAACCTGCGTCGCAGCCTCGTCGCCCGCCGGACCGGCCGCCGCTATGTGGGCAAGCCGTCGAAGGGCTGGCCCGAGGCGGTGACCGCGCGCCTGGGCGTCCTGCTGTCCATGGCCACGAACGGGCAGGGGGCGCCGCGCCCCATCACCCTGACCAATCCCGACGCCCTGGCCGCCGCCCAGATTCTGCTGCCCTTCGGCCCGACCTATGTGGGCTTCGCCCCCGGCGCCGGCGGGCAGGAGAAGCGCTGGCCGCTGGAGCGCTATCTGTCCCTGGCGATCCAGCAGCAGCAGGCCGGGCGGACCCCTGTCTTCTTCTTCGGCCCCGACGAGGCGACCGACGCCAAGGCCGCGCGCCTGGCCGTGCCCGACGCCCTGTTCCCGGAAGCCGACCGCAAGGACGTGTTGACCCATGTGAAGGGGCCGCTGCTGGTCATCGCCCTGGCGTCGCGCCTGGCCGCGGCCGTGGCCAACGACGCGGGCCCGGGGCACATGCTGGCGGCCGGCGGCGCGCCGCTGCTCAGCCTCCAGAAGGATCGCCGCAAGGCGGTGAAGTTCCGGCCCGCCGCCCGCGCGCTTGAAGTTCTGGTCGCCGAAGACTACGGGCAGGACATGGCCGCCTTGCCGCTCGACGCTGCGTCGGCGGCGCTTGAGGCGCTTCTGTCGAAAGGTTCCTGA
- a CDS encoding DUF6165 family protein, with amino-acid sequence MAIMAPISAGELVDKITILRVKAERIGDPAKEANVRKELAMLEAIAAQALTDASALADLTAQLQAVNAALWDIEDGKRDCERRQDFGPQFVSLARSVYIENDRRAAIKRSINAAAGSDIVEEKSYKPYLAG; translated from the coding sequence ATGGCGATCATGGCCCCGATCTCGGCCGGCGAGCTGGTGGACAAGATCACCATCCTGCGCGTGAAGGCCGAGCGGATCGGCGACCCCGCCAAGGAGGCCAACGTCCGCAAGGAACTGGCCATGCTGGAGGCGATCGCGGCCCAGGCCCTGACGGATGCGTCGGCGCTGGCGGACCTGACCGCCCAGCTGCAGGCCGTGAACGCGGCGCTGTGGGACATCGAGGACGGCAAGCGCGACTGCGAGCGCCGTCAGGATTTCGGCCCGCAGTTCGTCAGTCTCGCTCGCTCGGTCTACATCGAGAACGACCGCCGGGCGGCCATCAAGCGGTCGATCAACGCCGCCGCCGGCTCCGACATCGTCGAAGAGAAGAGCTACAAGCCGTACCTCGCGGGATAG
- the sufC gene encoding Fe-S cluster assembly ATPase SufC: protein MLSINNLRASVEDKEILKGLTLDVPAGEVHAIMGPNGAGKSTLSYVLSGRGGYEVTDGSASLNGEDLLALEPDERAAKGVFLSFQYPLEIPGVPALTFLRTALNAQRKARDEDEVAAPAFLKLVREKAAELKIDFEMLKRSLNVGFSGGEKKRMEILQMAILQPKLLILDETDSGLDIDALRIVSEGVNAMRAPDRAMLVITHYQRLLDHIKPDRVHVLSAGRIVASGGPELALQLEAEGYDKYASAA, encoded by the coding sequence ATGCTTTCGATCAACAATCTCCGCGCCTCGGTCGAGGACAAGGAAATCCTCAAGGGCCTGACGCTCGACGTTCCGGCGGGCGAAGTGCACGCCATCATGGGGCCGAACGGCGCGGGCAAGTCGACCCTGTCCTACGTGCTGTCCGGCCGTGGCGGCTATGAGGTGACCGACGGTTCGGCGAGCCTGAACGGCGAGGACCTGCTGGCCCTGGAGCCTGACGAGCGGGCGGCCAAGGGTGTGTTCCTGTCCTTCCAGTATCCGCTTGAAATACCTGGTGTTCCGGCTCTGACCTTCCTGCGCACGGCGCTCAACGCCCAGCGCAAGGCGCGCGACGAGGACGAGGTCGCGGCGCCGGCGTTCCTGAAGCTGGTGCGCGAGAAGGCCGCCGAGCTGAAGATCGATTTCGAGATGCTCAAGCGCTCGCTCAACGTCGGTTTCTCCGGCGGCGAGAAGAAGCGCATGGAGATCCTGCAGATGGCGATCCTGCAGCCCAAGCTGCTGATCCTGGACGAGACGGACTCCGGTCTCGACATCGACGCGCTGCGCATCGTCTCCGAAGGCGTGAACGCCATGCGCGCGCCCGACCGCGCCATGCTGGTCATCACCCACTACCAGCGCCTGCTGGACCACATCAAACCCGACCGGGTGCATGTGCTGTCGGCCGGCCGCATCGTCGCTTCCGGCGGCCCCGAGCTGGCCCTTCAGCTCGAGGCCGAGGGTTACGACAAGTACGCGAGCGCCGCGTGA
- a CDS encoding HesB/IscA family protein, whose product MELAARPRRPRPKVVTLSDRAAARVQEIMAKAEKPYAGLRVGVKNGGCAGQEYIFEYAEDRAPLDEVVEDKGVTILIDAKAVLFLVGTEIDYETTKLSSKFVFHNPNETDACGCGESVTIIPQSVEEQA is encoded by the coding sequence ATGGAACTCGCAGCCCGCCCCCGTCGCCCCCGTCCCAAGGTCGTCACCCTGAGCGACCGCGCCGCCGCGCGCGTCCAGGAGATCATGGCCAAGGCCGAGAAGCCCTATGCGGGCCTGCGCGTCGGCGTGAAGAACGGCGGCTGCGCCGGCCAGGAATACATCTTCGAATACGCCGAGGATCGCGCCCCGCTGGACGAAGTGGTTGAGGACAAGGGCGTCACCATCCTGATCGACGCCAAGGCGGTGCTGTTCCTGGTGGGCACGGAGATCGACTACGAGACGACCAAGCTGTCGTCCAAGTTCGTCTTCCACAATCCGAACGAGACCGACGCCTGCGGTTGCGGCGAGAGCGTCACCATCATCCCGCAGTCCGTCGAAGAACAGGCATGA
- a CDS encoding Rrf2 family transcriptional regulator, whose protein sequence is MRLSTKGRYAVMAMTDLAGRQGLPDDTRAISLAEIAASQEISLSYLEQLFARLRRHGLVKSARGPGGGYRLARTAADTRISEIILAVDEPLRATRCGGRGGPKGCMSKGARCVTHDLWEEMGRQIHDYLASVTLADVLDGKLRREVMVAA, encoded by the coding sequence ATGCGCCTGAGCACCAAGGGCCGATACGCCGTGATGGCGATGACCGATCTGGCCGGCCGACAGGGGCTGCCGGACGACACGCGCGCCATCTCGCTGGCGGAGATCGCCGCCAGCCAGGAGATTTCGCTCTCCTATCTGGAGCAGCTCTTCGCTCGCCTGCGCCGCCATGGTCTGGTGAAAAGCGCCCGTGGTCCCGGCGGCGGCTATCGCTTGGCCCGTACCGCGGCCGATACCCGCATTTCCGAAATCATCCTGGCGGTGGACGAGCCGCTGCGGGCCACGCGTTGCGGCGGCCGTGGCGGTCCCAAGGGCTGCATGTCCAAGGGCGCGCGCTGCGTCACCCACGACCTGTGGGAAGAGATGGGCCGCCAGATCCACGACTACCTGGCCTCGGTCACCCTGGCCGACGTGCTGGACGGCAAGCTGCGCCGCGAGGTGATGGTCGCGGCATGA
- the sufD gene encoding Fe-S cluster assembly protein SufD codes for MSVSQAIAAGDVALLPSRRDEDWRWTDLRGLIRAMPPVSPASDRQFETGAFGDGDVLLVNGVVRGDVKALVVPAGERRTVRLRVIADTSQTAHGADLSIWVGEGGELTLLETYEGLGEGYLTETRLNLSVEAGARLERIVLAADAADAVAVSTATVVLAEGARFEQTTLTTGARRQRLETRIAHPGHGATVRMDGGYLLDGQRHADLTTAVAHEGVGGETSQLTKGIVRDQARGVFQGRIVVEKGADKTDARMGHHALILSEKAEIDAKPELLIFADDVSCAHGNTVGALDEDALFYARQRGIPDAQARAMLAEAFVGEVVDRIANDEAREVARHWVAAHLGAV; via the coding sequence GTGAGCGTCTCACAAGCCATAGCGGCCGGCGACGTCGCCCTGCTGCCGTCGCGGCGGGACGAGGACTGGCGCTGGACCGATCTGCGCGGTCTGATCCGCGCCATGCCGCCGGTCTCGCCGGCCAGCGACCGCCAGTTTGAAACCGGCGCCTTCGGCGACGGCGACGTTCTGCTGGTCAACGGCGTGGTCCGCGGCGACGTGAAGGCCCTGGTCGTTCCAGCGGGCGAGCGGCGGACCGTGCGCCTGCGCGTCATCGCCGACACCAGCCAGACCGCCCACGGCGCCGACCTGAGCATCTGGGTGGGCGAGGGCGGCGAGCTGACCCTGCTGGAGACCTACGAAGGTCTCGGCGAGGGTTATCTGACCGAGACACGCCTGAACCTCAGCGTCGAAGCCGGCGCGCGGCTTGAGCGGATCGTGCTGGCGGCCGACGCGGCTGACGCCGTGGCGGTGAGCACCGCCACCGTCGTTCTGGCCGAAGGCGCTCGTTTCGAGCAGACGACCCTGACCACCGGAGCCCGTCGCCAGCGCCTGGAGACCCGCATCGCCCACCCGGGCCACGGCGCGACCGTCCGCATGGACGGCGGCTACCTGCTGGACGGCCAGCGTCACGCCGACCTGACCACGGCGGTCGCTCACGAAGGTGTCGGCGGCGAAACCAGCCAACTGACCAAGGGCATTGTCCGCGACCAGGCGCGCGGCGTGTTCCAAGGCCGCATCGTGGTGGAGAAGGGCGCGGACAAGACTGACGCCCGCATGGGCCACCACGCCCTGATCCTTTCGGAAAAGGCCGAGATCGACGCCAAACCGGAGCTGCTGATCTTCGCCGACGATGTCTCCTGCGCGCACGGCAATACGGTCGGCGCCTTGGACGAGGACGCCCTGTTCTACGCCCGCCAGCGCGGCATCCCGGACGCCCAGGCCCGCGCCATGCTGGCCGAGGCCTTCGTCGGCGAGGTGGTCGACCGCATCGCCAACGACGAAGCCCGCGAAGTGGCCCGCCATTGGGTCGCCGCGCATCTGGGAGCCGTCTGA
- the sufB gene encoding Fe-S cluster assembly protein SufB, which translates to MVAVKQTVEHVESLEAYKHGFITDIDQEFAPKGLNADIVRFISAKKDEPEWMLQWRLEAFERWLAMEEPTWAKVNFPRIDYQDAYYYAAPKTKDGPKSLDEVDPELLATYAKLGIPLKEQEVLAGVQGAPKYAVDAVFDSVSVVTTFKKELAAVGVIFCSMSEAIREHPELVKKYLGSVVPTSDNYFACLNSAVFSDGSFVYVPPGVRCPMELSTYFRINAAESGQFERTLIIVDKGAYVSYLEGCTAPMRDENQLHAAVVELVALEDAEIKYSTVQNWYPGDPKTGKGGIYNFVTKRADCRGDRSKVSWTQVETGSAVTWKYPSCVLRGNDSSGEFYSIAVTNGFQQADTGTKMIHLGANTKSRIISKGISAGKSSNTYRGLVSAHPKAKGARNFTQCDSLLIGKDCAAHTVPYVEARNGQTVFEHEATTTRLSEDQLFYVMQRGLNQEEAVALLVNGFVKDVLQQLPMEFAVEAQKLVAISLEGSVG; encoded by the coding sequence ATGGTCGCCGTCAAGCAGACCGTCGAACATGTCGAGTCCCTGGAAGCCTACAAGCACGGCTTCATCACCGATATCGACCAGGAGTTCGCGCCCAAGGGTCTGAACGCCGACATCGTTCGCTTCATCTCGGCCAAGAAGGACGAGCCGGAGTGGATGCTGCAATGGCGTCTGGAGGCGTTCGAGCGCTGGCTGGCCATGGAAGAGCCGACCTGGGCGAAGGTGAACTTCCCCCGGATCGACTACCAGGACGCCTATTACTACGCCGCGCCGAAGACCAAGGACGGTCCGAAGAGCCTGGACGAGGTCGATCCGGAGCTGCTGGCCACCTACGCCAAGCTGGGCATCCCGCTGAAGGAGCAGGAAGTCCTGGCCGGCGTGCAGGGCGCGCCGAAGTACGCCGTGGACGCGGTGTTCGACAGCGTCTCGGTGGTGACCACCTTCAAGAAGGAGCTGGCCGCCGTCGGCGTGATCTTCTGCTCGATGAGCGAGGCGATCCGCGAACATCCGGAGCTGGTGAAAAAGTACCTGGGCTCGGTGGTGCCGACCTCGGACAACTATTTCGCCTGCTTGAACAGCGCGGTATTTTCCGACGGCTCGTTCGTCTATGTGCCGCCGGGCGTGCGCTGCCCCATGGAGCTATCGACCTATTTCCGCATCAATGCGGCGGAGAGCGGCCAGTTCGAGCGCACCCTGATCATCGTCGACAAGGGCGCCTACGTCTCCTACCTGGAAGGCTGCACGGCCCCGATGCGGGACGAGAACCAGCTGCACGCCGCCGTGGTCGAGCTGGTCGCCCTGGAAGACGCGGAGATCAAGTACTCCACCGTCCAGAACTGGTATCCGGGCGACCCGAAGACCGGGAAGGGCGGCATCTACAACTTCGTCACCAAGCGCGCCGACTGCCGCGGCGACCGCTCCAAGGTGTCGTGGACCCAGGTCGAGACCGGCTCGGCCGTGACCTGGAAGTATCCGTCCTGCGTCCTGCGCGGCAACGACAGCTCGGGCGAGTTCTACTCGATCGCCGTGACCAACGGCTTCCAGCAGGCCGACACCGGCACCAAGATGATCCATCTGGGCGCCAACACGAAGTCGCGCATCATCTCCAAGGGGATCAGCGCGGGTAAGTCGTCCAACACCTATCGCGGACTGGTCTCGGCCCATCCCAAGGCCAAGGGCGCACGTAACTTCACCCAGTGCGACAGTCTGCTGATCGGCAAGGATTGCGCGGCCCATACCGTGCCGTATGTCGAGGCGCGCAACGGCCAGACGGTCTTCGAGCACGAGGCGACCACCACCCGCCTGTCCGAGGACCAGCTTTTCTACGTCATGCAGCGCGGGCTGAACCAGGAAGAGGCCGTGGCCCTGCTGGTCAACGGCTTCGTCAAGGACGTGCTGCAGCAACTGCCCATGGAGTTCGCCGTCGAAGCCCAGAAGCTCGTCGCGATCTCCCTCGAAGGATCTGTCGGTTAA